A genomic window from Streptomyces mirabilis includes:
- a CDS encoding ABC transporter permease — MSAVTDAVPATAPQGAVVQSVRDSLVIARRNVIRMTRIPEMVIFGLIQPIMFVVLFSYVFGGSINVPGAGLSPSGYREFLMAGIFAQTVTFATAGAGAGIADDMHKGLIDRFRSLPMARGAVLTGRTLADLVQTALTLVVLAVVAVLVGWRTHENFGKVLAGFGLLLLLGYAFSWIGALIGLSVRTPEAATSGGLIWLFPLTFISNAFVPSENMPAFLRTIANWNPFSATVQACRQLFGNLPAGYPVPDAWPMQHPVWASLLWSVLIVVVFRTLAVRKYRRADA, encoded by the coding sequence GTGAGTGCCGTGACAGACGCCGTCCCCGCGACGGCCCCCCAGGGCGCCGTCGTCCAGTCCGTGCGCGACTCCCTGGTCATCGCCCGGCGGAACGTGATCCGCATGACCCGGATTCCCGAGATGGTCATTTTCGGGCTGATCCAGCCGATCATGTTCGTGGTGCTGTTCAGCTATGTGTTCGGCGGCTCGATCAACGTCCCGGGTGCGGGCCTCAGCCCCTCCGGATACCGCGAGTTCCTGATGGCCGGCATCTTCGCGCAGACCGTCACCTTCGCCACCGCGGGCGCCGGAGCGGGCATCGCCGACGACATGCACAAGGGCCTCATCGACCGCTTCCGCTCGCTGCCCATGGCGCGCGGCGCGGTCCTGACCGGCCGGACCCTCGCCGACCTGGTGCAGACGGCCCTCACCCTGGTGGTCCTCGCGGTCGTCGCCGTCCTGGTCGGCTGGCGCACGCACGAGAACTTCGGCAAGGTGCTGGCCGGGTTCGGCCTGCTGCTCCTGCTCGGCTACGCGTTCTCGTGGATCGGCGCACTGATCGGCCTGTCCGTACGCACCCCCGAGGCGGCCACCTCCGGCGGCCTGATCTGGCTGTTCCCGCTGACGTTCATCTCGAACGCGTTCGTGCCGTCGGAGAACATGCCCGCGTTCTTGCGGACCATCGCGAACTGGAACCCGTTCAGCGCCACCGTGCAGGCCTGCCGCCAGCTCTTCGGCAACCTCCCGGCGGGCTATCCGGTGCCGGACGCCTGGCCCATGCAGCACCCGGTGTGGGCATCGTTGCTGTGGTCCGTGCTGATCGTCGTGGTGTTCCGAACGCTCGCGGTACGCAAGTACCGCCGGGCGGACGCTTGA
- a CDS encoding GAP family protein — MGKVVGDVLGLAAGVAISPLPIIAIILILATPRGRLNGPLFTVGWILGLSALGAVMLAIASPAGASTHNQPATWVGALKLALGLFLALFSARQWHRRPKDPSQAQLPKWMGAIDRLTPVKVFGLGLALAALNAKNAPLTIAAAASIGSAGLPVGQQIASLAIFVLIATLGLLAPLGIFLLGGERARTTLGSWKDWAAQHNVAVMAVLFFVIGLKLLGDGISILTS, encoded by the coding sequence ATGGGCAAAGTTGTCGGTGACGTGCTGGGTCTTGCGGCCGGCGTCGCGATCAGCCCGCTCCCGATCATCGCCATCATCCTCATACTCGCCACGCCTCGGGGACGTCTCAACGGCCCCCTCTTCACCGTCGGCTGGATTCTGGGGCTCTCGGCACTGGGCGCGGTGATGCTGGCGATCGCTTCCCCCGCAGGTGCCTCCACCCACAATCAACCGGCCACGTGGGTGGGAGCCCTCAAGCTCGCTCTGGGCCTGTTCCTCGCCCTCTTCAGTGCCCGGCAATGGCACCGACGACCGAAGGATCCCTCGCAGGCCCAGCTGCCGAAGTGGATGGGCGCGATCGACCGCCTCACGCCGGTCAAGGTCTTCGGACTCGGACTGGCCCTGGCCGCGCTCAACGCCAAGAACGCCCCGCTGACCATCGCCGCGGCCGCCTCCATCGGCTCAGCCGGACTGCCGGTCGGGCAGCAGATCGCATCGCTGGCGATCTTCGTCCTGATCGCCACCCTCGGCCTGCTGGCCCCCCTGGGAATCTTCCTGCTCGGAGGAGAGCGAGCCAGAACCACGCTCGGCAGCTGGAAGGACTGGGCAGCCCAGCACAATGTCGCCGTGATGGCGGTCCTCTTCTTCGTCATCGGGCTGAAGCTGCTCGGTGACGGCATCTCCATCCTCACCTCCTGA
- a CDS encoding Dyp-type peroxidase has product MNTVASGSAAGMGVEIDDVQSGALRPRPVPYEGKFIFLRVDDRHAGRALLRRLLPVTAGGLPSVDRSQDAWVAVAFTYQGLRALGVPQESLDSFPRAFREGMAARAELIGDVGESAPAHWEAPFGTGDVHIALSALSSDAAQLDKELERARVAYEDTPGVQVIWQQEVRQLPTGRTTFGFRDGISHPNIEGVGLPGSNPQEAPIKAGEFILGYPDETGSLPPMPSPDVLGRNGTYAAVRKIHTNVAAWRQYLRAHTSTAQEEALLAAKLVGRWPSGAPLTLTPEHDDPELAADPHRNNNFLYRENDDRGFRCPAGAHIRRTNPRDSTIIGDARMHRLIRRGTTYGPPLPEGVLEDDGADRGLVGVFLGAHLERQFEFIKAEWVNDGNFIGYPGEQDPVAGHHGGTGSVTIPEKPVRRRLRNLPSFVVTRGGEYCFVPGLRALRWLAELQD; this is encoded by the coding sequence ATGAACACGGTGGCAAGCGGCAGCGCGGCCGGTATGGGCGTAGAGATCGACGACGTCCAAAGCGGGGCACTGCGTCCACGGCCTGTGCCGTACGAGGGGAAGTTCATCTTCCTGCGCGTCGATGACCGCCATGCCGGGCGCGCCCTGCTGCGGCGGCTGCTCCCGGTGACCGCGGGTGGTCTGCCCAGCGTGGACCGCAGTCAGGATGCCTGGGTGGCTGTGGCGTTCACCTACCAGGGACTGAGGGCCCTGGGGGTGCCTCAGGAGTCGCTGGACAGCTTTCCGCGGGCGTTTCGTGAGGGCATGGCCGCTCGGGCGGAGCTGATCGGCGACGTGGGCGAGAGCGCACCGGCCCACTGGGAGGCACCGTTCGGAACGGGCGATGTTCATATCGCGTTGAGTGCTCTCTCCTCCGATGCGGCGCAGCTGGACAAGGAACTGGAGCGGGCCCGCGTCGCCTACGAGGACACGCCCGGTGTCCAGGTGATCTGGCAGCAGGAGGTCCGACAGCTCCCGACCGGGCGTACCACCTTCGGCTTCCGCGACGGGATCAGCCATCCGAACATCGAGGGCGTCGGACTGCCCGGCTCCAACCCGCAGGAAGCCCCCATCAAGGCCGGCGAGTTCATCCTCGGCTACCCCGACGAAACCGGCAGCCTGCCGCCCATGCCCAGCCCCGATGTGCTGGGGCGCAACGGAACCTACGCGGCCGTCCGCAAGATCCACACCAACGTGGCGGCCTGGCGGCAGTACCTGCGTGCGCACACCTCCACCGCCCAGGAGGAGGCACTGCTGGCGGCGAAGTTGGTCGGGCGCTGGCCGAGTGGGGCGCCGCTGACGCTGACGCCGGAGCACGATGATCCGGAGCTGGCGGCCGATCCGCACCGCAACAACAACTTCCTGTACCGGGAGAACGACGATCGCGGCTTCCGGTGCCCCGCCGGTGCGCACATCCGGCGTACCAACCCCCGCGATTCCACCATCATCGGCGACGCACGGATGCACCGCCTCATCCGCCGCGGCACCACTTACGGCCCGCCGCTGCCGGAGGGCGTGCTGGAGGACGACGGCGCCGACCGGGGGCTGGTCGGAGTCTTCCTCGGAGCACACCTTGAACGGCAGTTTGAATTCATCAAGGCCGAGTGGGTCAACGACGGCAACTTCATCGGGTATCCCGGGGAGCAGGACCCGGTGGCCGGCCATCACGGCGGAACGGGCAGCGTCACCATCCCGGAGAAGCCGGTCCGGCGCCGCCTGCGGAATCTGCCGAGCTTCGTGGTCACCCGGGGCGGTGAGTACTGCTTCGTGCCGGGTCTGCGTGCCCTGCGCTGGCTCGCCGAACTGCAGGACTGA
- a CDS encoding catalase family protein — MAAQFVRYTPDVEDDEPNFDRNLQTVIEKTERYIAESVKAGGTGRALRDAHAKGYGLVRGEVEILDGLPPEYAQGIYATPGTHGALIRFSNGSPHAGADARLGAATGLALKIFDIPGPTLLEDEPDTGTFDYANINGPIFFCNTVEHYLFIQELFLNAPAYFSQGRPGAHRFFTEFVTGKGTLDQDNWAWDEFLAFLRLSKTPPANLLLSSYWTMGAVRHGDYVAKVRITPDPSFAAAVVRRTIDPASAQEVFRPALQAELQERPYAFDIQVQLCTDLERMPVEDTTVEWPEQLSPSVTVARLRLPQQDISGPENLEKMDSLSFTPWRVTAEHAPLGNIMRARKEVYRRSSIERHKLNQQPRIEPRSADEVLGPAP, encoded by the coding sequence ATGGCAGCACAGTTCGTCCGCTACACGCCTGACGTCGAAGACGACGAACCGAACTTCGACCGCAACCTGCAGACGGTGATCGAGAAGACCGAGAGGTACATCGCCGAGTCGGTCAAGGCCGGTGGCACCGGACGGGCCCTCCGCGACGCCCACGCCAAGGGCTATGGGCTGGTCCGGGGGGAGGTGGAGATCCTGGACGGGCTGCCCCCCGAGTACGCCCAGGGAATCTACGCGACTCCGGGAACCCACGGTGCGCTCATCCGCTTCTCCAACGGATCGCCTCACGCCGGAGCCGACGCGCGACTGGGCGCCGCCACCGGACTGGCGCTGAAGATCTTCGACATCCCCGGCCCGACCCTGCTGGAGGACGAACCGGACACGGGCACATTCGACTACGCCAACATCAACGGGCCGATCTTCTTCTGCAACACGGTCGAGCACTACCTGTTCATCCAGGAACTGTTCCTGAACGCGCCGGCCTACTTCTCCCAGGGCCGACCCGGCGCGCATCGCTTCTTCACCGAGTTCGTGACCGGCAAGGGAACCCTGGACCAGGACAACTGGGCGTGGGACGAGTTCCTGGCCTTCCTGCGCCTGTCGAAGACCCCTCCGGCGAACCTGCTGCTGTCGAGCTACTGGACGATGGGCGCGGTCCGGCACGGGGACTACGTCGCCAAGGTGCGCATCACCCCCGATCCGTCCTTCGCCGCCGCGGTGGTCCGGCGCACCATCGACCCGGCCTCCGCGCAGGAGGTCTTCCGACCGGCCCTGCAAGCAGAGTTGCAGGAGCGGCCCTACGCCTTCGACATCCAGGTACAGCTTTGCACCGACCTGGAGCGCATGCCGGTGGAGGACACCACCGTGGAGTGGCCCGAGCAGCTCTCGCCGTCCGTCACCGTGGCCAGGCTGCGGCTGCCGCAGCAGGACATCTCCGGCCCGGAGAACCTGGAGAAGATGGACTCACTGTCCTTCACGCCCTGGCGGGTCACCGCCGAGCACGCGCCCCTGGGCAACATCATGCGGGCCCGCAAGGAGGTCTACCGGCGATCCTCCATCGAGCGCCACAAGCTCAACCAGCAGCCGCGCATCGAGCCCCGCAGCGCCGACGAGGTACTTGGCCCGGCCCCATGA
- the greA gene encoding transcription elongation factor GreA, with protein sequence MTQTSENVTWLTQEAYNQLRAELDYLSGPARTEIAAKIAAAREEGDLRENGGYHAAKEEQGKQELRVRQLTQLLENAKVGEAPAADGMVAPGMVVTIAFDGDEDDTLDFLLASREYASADIETYSPQSPLGSGVNGKKIGEDAQYELPNGKLASVKILKAEPYKG encoded by the coding sequence GTGACCCAGACCAGCGAGAACGTCACCTGGCTGACCCAGGAGGCGTACAACCAGCTCAGGGCCGAGCTGGACTACCTGTCTGGTCCTGCGCGCACGGAGATCGCCGCCAAGATCGCGGCCGCGCGCGAGGAGGGCGACCTGCGCGAGAACGGCGGGTACCACGCGGCCAAGGAAGAGCAGGGCAAGCAGGAGCTCCGTGTGCGCCAGCTGACCCAGCTCCTGGAGAACGCCAAGGTGGGCGAGGCCCCCGCGGCGGACGGCATGGTCGCCCCCGGCATGGTCGTCACCATCGCCTTCGACGGCGACGAGGACGACACGCTGGACTTCCTGCTCGCCTCGCGCGAGTACGCCAGCGCCGACATCGAGACCTACTCGCCCCAGTCCCCCCTGGGCTCCGGCGTGAACGGCAAGAAGATCGGCGAGGACGCCCAGTACGAGCTGCCCAACGGCAAGCTCGCCTCGGTGAAGATCCTCAAGGCCGAGCCCTACAAGGGCTGA
- a CDS encoding DUF4307 domain-containing protein, with amino-acid sequence MSTASTQLPEGRYGRSEDERADRKLKVIGSVLGVALLALMGWFAYYYVFSSKISAEVITFKAVSDNAVEVHLEVRKDAGAHGYCTLRSQADDGSEVGRADFRFDQDSSRIDKVVTLRTTSRGGTAELLGCHAD; translated from the coding sequence ATGAGCACGGCGAGCACACAGCTGCCCGAGGGCCGGTACGGCCGCTCCGAGGACGAGCGCGCGGACCGGAAACTCAAGGTCATCGGCAGTGTGCTGGGCGTGGCCCTGCTCGCCCTGATGGGCTGGTTCGCGTACTACTACGTCTTCTCGAGCAAGATCAGCGCCGAGGTGATCACCTTCAAGGCCGTCTCGGACAACGCGGTCGAGGTGCACCTGGAGGTGCGCAAGGACGCGGGCGCCCACGGCTACTGCACGCTGCGCTCACAGGCCGACGACGGCAGCGAGGTGGGCCGCGCGGACTTCCGTTTCGACCAGGACTCCTCCCGTATCGACAAGGTCGTCACGCTCCGTACCACCTCCCGCGGCGGCACGGCGGAGCTGCTCGGCTGCCACGCCGACTGA
- the mca gene encoding mycothiol conjugate amidase Mca, with protein sequence MAVHAHPDDESSKGAATMAKYVSEGVDVLVVTCTGGERGSILNPKLQGDQYIEEHIHEVRKKEMDEAREILGIKQEWLGFVDSGLPEGDPLPPLPEGCFALEDVDKAAGELVRQIRSFRPQVITTYDENGGYPHPDHIMTHKISMVAFEGATDTEKYPESEYGPAFQPQKLYYNQGFNRPRTEALHNALLERGLESPYGDWLKRWSEFERTERTLTTHVPCADFFEIRDKALIAHATQIDPDGGWFKVPMEIQKEVWPTEEYELATSLVDTSLPEDDLFAGIRDNA encoded by the coding sequence ATGGCCGTGCACGCCCACCCCGACGACGAGTCGAGCAAGGGCGCGGCCACCATGGCGAAGTACGTGTCCGAGGGGGTGGACGTGCTGGTCGTGACCTGCACGGGCGGGGAGCGCGGCTCCATCCTCAACCCGAAGCTCCAGGGCGACCAGTACATCGAGGAGCACATCCACGAGGTACGCAAGAAGGAGATGGACGAGGCCCGCGAGATCCTCGGCATCAAGCAGGAGTGGCTCGGATTCGTGGACTCCGGCCTTCCGGAGGGTGACCCGCTGCCGCCGCTCCCCGAGGGCTGCTTCGCGCTCGAGGACGTGGACAAGGCGGCCGGAGAGCTGGTCAGGCAGATCCGCTCGTTCCGTCCGCAGGTGATCACCACGTACGACGAGAACGGTGGTTATCCGCACCCCGACCACATCATGACCCACAAGATCTCGATGGTGGCGTTCGAGGGGGCGACGGACACCGAGAAGTACCCGGAGTCCGAGTACGGCCCGGCGTTCCAGCCGCAGAAGCTCTACTACAACCAGGGCTTCAACCGCCCGAGGACCGAGGCATTGCACAACGCCCTCCTCGAGCGCGGTCTGGAGTCGCCGTACGGGGACTGGCTGAAGCGGTGGAGCGAGTTCGAGCGCACCGAGCGCACGCTGACCACGCACGTTCCGTGCGCGGACTTCTTCGAGATCCGTGACAAGGCGCTGATCGCGCACGCCACGCAGATCGACCCCGACGGCGGCTGGTTCAAGGTCCCGATGGAGATCCAGAAGGAGGTCTGGCCGACCGAGGAGTACGAGCTCGCCACCTCTTTGGTCGACACCTCCCTCCCCGAGGACGACCTCTTCGCGGGCATCCGCGACAATGCCTGA
- a CDS encoding tetratricopeptide repeat protein, with the protein MSFVGHIRDLAAARRELETRRLLVVGGVPDADRSAFLDAVAGEVADEAGLPVYRFRVADAGERPGEAGRTPGEAADAVVEACRGVCVVHPCVLVVDGVPAGAADAVPTGTAGGSLLACLISAFAESESFLLVGSTDAREGASALLSDRCADGWALLTRAAVHCDRGDPRAAGPLLRRAVEAHQVAGDRRGEAWAVFLYGRMCRLRGRAEDARRLLHLARERFRAVGETPGEAWAGGELARLATGSGAPDPDALAEARRLHERAGDRRGAAWAHLWWTVARADEPGFAWREEFANAQGRFHEVSDRLGTAWTLHHHALTLARTDGTDGVDGAGGTSGTDRAGERRREADRLFEGALALFEEADCPHGRAWTMLEYALRSPAHRFLNGEWAAEIRHVFHGIGDEAGEAWVDLAEAGPSPDGEPPYELACRYPTALLDTLGWTEAGEPLIPRAARDTQPEPRPGFPRPGDRPDDSGAHVRLTLLDDVPVPDVPARIALQVVPGPGHPWSTAPLPPLTARATSLGHAEIDPAHGVPADGAEFRFTPHRPGSHRLRFTVEDPATGTVLQQVEAEIDVVPCDPGPHRPSAPRPSARRT; encoded by the coding sequence GTGTCGTTCGTCGGGCACATACGCGACCTCGCCGCGGCACGGCGGGAGTTGGAGACCAGACGGCTCCTGGTGGTGGGCGGCGTTCCCGACGCGGACCGGTCCGCGTTTCTCGACGCGGTGGCAGGAGAGGTCGCGGACGAGGCGGGACTTCCGGTGTACCGCTTTCGGGTGGCGGACGCCGGGGAGCGGCCGGGGGAGGCCGGGCGGACGCCGGGCGAGGCGGCGGACGCGGTCGTCGAGGCCTGCCGGGGCGTGTGCGTCGTACATCCCTGCGTCCTGGTGGTGGACGGAGTGCCCGCGGGGGCGGCGGACGCAGTCCCCACCGGGACCGCTGGCGGGTCCCTTCTCGCCTGCCTGATCAGCGCCTTCGCCGAGTCGGAGTCCTTCCTTCTGGTGGGCTCGACGGACGCCCGGGAGGGCGCCTCCGCCCTCCTCTCCGACCGGTGCGCCGACGGCTGGGCGCTGCTCACCCGGGCCGCCGTCCACTGCGACCGCGGTGATCCGCGCGCGGCCGGTCCGCTGCTGCGGCGGGCCGTGGAGGCCCACCAGGTCGCGGGCGACCGGCGCGGCGAGGCGTGGGCGGTCTTCCTGTACGGGCGGATGTGCCGATTACGGGGCCGGGCCGAGGACGCGCGCAGGCTGTTGCACCTCGCGCGGGAGAGGTTCCGGGCGGTCGGTGAGACGCCGGGTGAGGCGTGGGCGGGCGGCGAACTCGCGCGGCTGGCCACTGGGTCGGGCGCCCCGGATCCGGACGCCCTCGCCGAGGCGCGTCGGCTGCACGAGCGCGCGGGCGACCGGCGCGGCGCCGCGTGGGCGCACCTGTGGTGGACCGTGGCGCGGGCGGACGAGCCCGGCTTCGCCTGGCGGGAGGAGTTCGCGAACGCCCAGGGCCGCTTCCATGAGGTCTCCGACCGGCTCGGGACGGCATGGACACTGCATCACCACGCGCTGACCCTGGCCCGTACGGACGGGACGGACGGCGTGGACGGGGCGGGCGGAACGAGCGGGACGGACAGGGCGGGCGAGCGTCGGCGCGAGGCCGACCGGCTGTTCGAGGGGGCCTTGGCGCTCTTCGAAGAGGCGGACTGCCCGCACGGGCGGGCCTGGACCATGCTCGAGTACGCGCTCCGCTCCCCCGCCCACCGTTTCCTGAACGGCGAGTGGGCGGCCGAGATCCGCCATGTGTTCCATGGGATCGGCGACGAGGCGGGCGAGGCCTGGGTGGACCTCGCCGAAGCCGGACCGTCCCCGGACGGCGAGCCGCCGTACGAACTGGCCTGCCGCTACCCCACCGCCCTGCTGGACACGCTCGGGTGGACGGAGGCCGGCGAACCGCTGATCCCGCGCGCCGCCCGCGACACCCAGCCCGAACCGCGACCCGGCTTCCCACGCCCCGGTGACCGCCCCGACGACTCCGGGGCCCACGTCCGGCTGACCCTTCTCGACGACGTACCCGTCCCGGACGTGCCCGCCCGTATCGCCCTCCAAGTCGTGCCCGGGCCCGGTCACCCGTGGTCCACCGCCCCGCTCCCCCCGCTCACGGCCCGCGCGACCTCCCTCGGCCATGCGGAGATCGACCCCGCACACGGCGTCCCCGCCGACGGGGCGGAGTTCCGCTTCACCCCGCACCGCCCCGGCTCGCACCGGCTGCGTTTCACCGTCGAGGACCCCGCCACCGGGACCGTCCTCCAGCAGGTCGAGGCCGAGATCGACGTCGTCCCGTGCGATCCGGGGCCGCACCGGCCCTCCGCGCCCCGCCCCTCCGCGCGGAGGACCTGA
- a CDS encoding tetratricopeptide repeat protein yields the protein MREGHRAEAERLLTRAVEEEVRRSGGRSDGAVLLSRARVALDTMAEAAAEEYGAYTRALDEAEAGRLTFGQRYAREGAGTPLLVAVVAAVAACAADLALGTGAGTAVGAGATVAVVGAAATVLKVTASHVPAASRRAGALGQPGGPEQLRLQWLTALEVRGIRPFLDQQRVLSASAGAKQGAPQLRRTDKSAAARRRNVLEQSFGQLPEPAGPFTGRRTELSRVAQWVQAARASTETKPTVVVLHGAPGSGRSTLAIRAAHSLKDQFRGACVVDLRGDSTEEPPLTTRDAMLHLLNRLGAPREQLLFRERSSQDQQVRRLGELYHQHLTGLPVTIVLDDASDAEQVRALVPERSDSLVLVTARKPLDLPADLPAWVHQLPVDALDAAGAEELLNAAAQEKPDPYDAEASDQVRELCGSLPLALRIAGSSLGPRTPRQLASDLGAYGPVEPVERVLWLRYTDQTDTARRLLRRLALAGRASLGAAAAASLLATDEQEATRHLTALAQAGLIDHVRGSRYRLHDLVRGFAQARLLDEEEPSERTAAQERLIVNYAELADSVIRLVDGKTSTRADQFGPHGFTSLDAALRWLDDESSFITAALRHAEGVNQAAVLNLLGALCDYCLLRGDLYRLGEISELTQAVDQGLLVRSVQWRTGIAARQLGELDKAHTTLSSVVNLYFEAHHDAGAARALCSLGITLHHQGNLTEAAAKLHEAMDLQASPDLAADRAWTMHALAAVERDRGHPTLALDLLTEALVLHRAGESVHGEAWAHFQLGQLGLRMGDVPRAERELRDALDLYGRTRDARGEAWALTQLARARLVDGDPSSAAEGLRQAASRHRENEDARGEAWTVYYLGQSLEETGNLDQAVRELERSRTMFSRMRDVYGLACARHHSARVTRDQRAAQTGSLRNSGFARQLLVDARADFQRIGVAHGEAWTCLELAVVDAGNARTPGALALCDEAAGLFASYGDRRGEDWARFLRCTLLPYGSPGGLEVGSAVAQEELAQLSRTGHPLRDGKLDDYVEAYQLLLERGVDLDAGWQAWRLGMVPSRHAREVMGVAVTAAR from the coding sequence ATGCGGGAAGGCCATCGGGCGGAGGCCGAGCGGCTGTTGACCCGGGCCGTGGAGGAAGAGGTACGGCGCTCGGGCGGGCGGAGCGACGGGGCCGTGTTGTTGTCGCGGGCCCGTGTCGCGCTCGACACCATGGCGGAGGCCGCCGCCGAGGAGTACGGGGCGTACACCCGGGCGCTGGACGAGGCGGAGGCCGGCCGGCTGACGTTCGGACAGCGGTACGCCCGGGAGGGCGCCGGAACTCCCCTGCTGGTGGCGGTGGTCGCCGCCGTCGCGGCCTGCGCGGCGGACCTGGCGCTGGGCACGGGCGCCGGAACGGCCGTCGGCGCGGGGGCGACCGTCGCCGTGGTGGGCGCGGCGGCCACCGTGCTCAAGGTGACCGCCTCGCACGTACCGGCCGCGAGCCGCCGGGCGGGAGCCCTGGGCCAGCCGGGCGGCCCCGAGCAGTTGCGGCTCCAGTGGCTGACGGCGCTGGAGGTACGGGGCATCCGGCCGTTCCTCGATCAGCAGCGCGTGCTCAGCGCCTCCGCGGGGGCCAAGCAGGGTGCGCCCCAGCTGCGGCGCACCGACAAGAGTGCCGCCGCGCGCAGACGCAACGTACTGGAGCAGTCGTTCGGGCAGCTTCCCGAGCCGGCCGGCCCGTTCACGGGGCGCCGGACCGAACTGTCCCGGGTGGCGCAGTGGGTGCAGGCGGCCCGCGCCAGCACCGAGACGAAGCCGACCGTGGTCGTCCTGCACGGCGCCCCCGGCTCAGGCCGCAGCACCCTCGCGATCCGGGCGGCGCACAGCCTGAAGGACCAGTTCCGCGGCGCGTGCGTGGTGGACCTGCGCGGCGACAGCACCGAGGAGCCGCCCCTCACCACCCGCGACGCCATGCTCCACCTCCTCAACCGGCTCGGCGCACCTCGCGAGCAGCTCCTCTTCCGTGAGCGTTCCTCGCAGGACCAGCAGGTCAGGCGCCTCGGCGAGCTGTACCACCAGCACCTGACGGGCCTGCCGGTCACGATCGTCCTGGACGACGCGAGCGACGCCGAACAGGTCCGCGCCCTGGTCCCCGAGCGCTCGGACAGCCTGGTCCTGGTCACGGCCCGCAAACCGCTCGACCTGCCCGCCGACCTCCCCGCCTGGGTGCACCAGCTCCCGGTCGACGCCCTGGACGCGGCGGGCGCCGAGGAACTGCTGAACGCGGCGGCGCAGGAGAAGCCGGACCCGTACGACGCCGAGGCCTCCGACCAGGTACGGGAGCTGTGCGGCAGCCTCCCCCTCGCCCTGCGCATCGCGGGTTCCTCCCTCGGCCCGCGGACCCCGCGTCAACTGGCTTCCGACCTCGGCGCGTACGGCCCCGTGGAGCCGGTCGAGCGGGTGCTGTGGCTGCGCTACACCGACCAGACCGACACGGCGAGGCGCCTGCTGCGCCGGCTGGCGCTGGCCGGCCGGGCCTCGCTCGGCGCCGCCGCCGCTGCCTCCCTGTTGGCGACGGACGAACAGGAGGCCACCCGCCACCTCACCGCGCTCGCGCAGGCGGGCCTCATCGACCACGTCCGCGGCAGCCGCTACCGGCTGCACGACCTCGTCCGGGGCTTCGCCCAGGCACGGCTGCTCGACGAGGAGGAGCCGTCCGAGCGGACGGCGGCCCAGGAGCGCCTGATCGTGAACTACGCGGAGCTGGCCGACTCGGTGATCCGCCTGGTCGACGGCAAGACGTCGACGCGGGCGGATCAGTTCGGGCCGCACGGCTTCACCTCCCTCGACGCGGCCCTGCGCTGGCTGGACGACGAGTCGAGCTTCATCACGGCCGCCCTGCGCCACGCGGAGGGCGTGAACCAAGCGGCCGTACTGAACCTCCTCGGCGCCCTGTGCGACTACTGCCTGCTGCGCGGCGACCTCTACCGCCTGGGCGAGATCAGCGAGTTGACGCAGGCCGTCGACCAGGGCCTGCTGGTGCGCTCGGTGCAGTGGCGCACCGGTATCGCGGCCCGCCAGCTCGGCGAGCTGGACAAGGCCCACACCACCCTGTCGTCCGTGGTGAACCTCTATTTCGAGGCGCACCACGACGCGGGCGCGGCCCGGGCCCTGTGCTCTCTCGGCATCACCCTGCACCACCAGGGCAACCTCACCGAGGCGGCCGCCAAGCTCCATGAGGCCATGGACCTGCAGGCCTCCCCCGACCTGGCGGCGGACCGCGCCTGGACGATGCACGCGCTGGCCGCCGTGGAGCGCGACCGGGGCCATCCCACCCTCGCCCTGGACCTGCTCACCGAGGCCCTGGTCCTGCACCGCGCGGGCGAGTCCGTGCACGGCGAGGCGTGGGCCCACTTCCAGCTCGGCCAGCTGGGCCTGCGGATGGGCGACGTTCCGCGCGCGGAACGGGAGTTGCGTGACGCCCTCGACCTGTACGGCCGTACGCGCGACGCCCGCGGCGAGGCCTGGGCCCTGACCCAGCTGGCCCGCGCCCGTCTCGTCGACGGCGACCCGTCCTCCGCGGCCGAGGGCCTGCGCCAGGCGGCCTCCCGGCACCGGGAGAACGAGGACGCGCGCGGCGAGGCCTGGACGGTCTACTACCTGGGCCAGTCCCTGGAGGAGACCGGCAACCTGGACCAGGCGGTCCGTGAACTGGAGCGCTCCCGCACGATGTTCTCGCGGATGCGGGACGTGTACGGGCTCGCCTGCGCCCGCCACCACTCGGCGCGCGTCACCCGGGACCAACGGGCCGCCCAGACCGGCTCCCTGCGCAACTCGGGCTTCGCCCGCCAGCTCCTGGTGGACGCGCGCGCCGACTTCCAGCGCATCGGCGTGGCCCACGGCGAGGCGTGGACCTGCCTGGAGCTCGCGGTGGTCGACGCCGGAAACGCCCGTACGCCGGGGGCCCTCGCCCTGTGCGACGAGGCGGCCGGCCTGTTCGCCTCGTACGGGGACCGGCGCGGCGAGGACTGGGCCAGGTTCCTGAGGTGCACCCTGCTGCCGTACGGCTCCCCGGGCGGTCTCGAAGTGGGCAGCGCCGTCGCCCAGGAGGAACTGGCGCAGCTCTCCCGCACCGGCCACCCGCTCCGCGACGGAAAGCTCGACGACTACGTGGAGGCCTACCAGCTCTTGCTGGAACGGGGGGTCGACCTGGACGCGGGATGGCAGGCTTGGCGCCTGGGAATGGTGCCGAGCCGGCATGCCCGGGAGGTCATGGGGGTGGCGGTGACCGCGGCGCGGTAG